Below is a genomic region from Nocardioides panacis.
GACGAACCCGCCCTGCTCGGCGATCGACACGAAGAGGTCGGGACTGACGAAACCACGGACCGGGTGGTTCCAGCGTGCCAGGGCCTCCATGCCCAGCAGTCGACCGGTCGCGATCTCCACGATGGGTTGGTACCAGAGCTCCAGCTGCTCCTCGGAGAGCGCCGACCGCAGCTCGACGTTGAGGTCGAACCTGGTTCGCGCCTCGGCCGCGAGCGACCCGTCGAACATCTGGGTCCCGCCGTCCCCACGGCGCTTGGCCACGTACATCGCCGCGTCGGCTGCCTGGAGCAGCTCCTCGGGTCGACACACCGCGGAGCTCGCGATGCCCACGCTGGCGGAGACGTGCACCGGGCGTCCCTCGATGTCGAAGGGGTCGTCGAGCACGGCCAGCATCCGGCTGGCCAGGGCGTGTGCCTGGGCCGCCGTGAGGCCCTCGGCGAGAACGACGAACTCGTCACCCCCGAACCGTGCCACCGTCTCGCCCGGAAGCGAGGCCGCTCTCAGTCTCCCGGCCAGCTGACACAGCAGCTGGTCCCCTGCGGCGTGACCTACGGAGTCGTTGACGAGCTTGAACTGGTCCACGTCGAGGAACACCACGACGACGCTGTCGGTGACCCCCCGCGTGTGGCGCTCCTTCGCCTGCTCCAGGCGGTCCTGCAGCAGGGTCCGGTTCGGGAGGCGCGTGAGGTTGTCGTAGAGGGCCTGGCGCCGCAGCGCTCGCTCCACCCGTTTCATCTCGGTGATGTCGGAGACCATGCCGAGTGACCCGACGAACTCCCCGTCGGAGTCCCACAACGGGCTGCCGTGCACCTGGAGGCATCGCGACGTGCCGTCCGGGTGCCGGAGGTGGAGCTCGTACTCCTCCGCCCCGGCGGTCCGGCGGGCGAGGAGCCGGCGGCTCAGCGAGGTGGCGTCCTCGACGTCGAGGAGATCGAGGACCCCTCGGGCATAGAGCTCCTCGATCGGGTGGCCGACGATGTCGGCCATCTTCTGGTTGACGTACACGGTGCGCCCTTGCGGGTTGACGAGCCAGATGCCTTCCTGCGCGGTCTCGACGATGACGCGGTAGCGCTCCTGACTCTCCTGCAGGGCCCGGTCGGACTCGACGCGGGACGTGACGTCGCGCAGGTTGATGACGATCCCCCCCGATCTGCGGGTCCTCGATCTTGTTGCTCAGCCACGCTTCGACCCACCGGCACGCGCCGCTGGCATCCTGGTGGCGGTAGACGAGCGACACGGCCTCTTCCGGCTGCCTCTGAACCTGGGCGAAGGCTGCCTCCACGAGGTGTCGGTCCTCGGGATGGGCGAAGTCGAGTCCCTGCCGGCCGAGCACCTGGTCCGGGGTGTAACCGAAGGAGTTGACCGAAGTCTCCGCGTGCACAACGGTCCCGTCCGGCGCGCTGACCACGGCCACGTCGGTCGCCCGCTCCAGAAGGGCCTGGAACAGCGACTCCCGGCACCGCAGCGCCTCCTCGGCGCGTCTCTGGTCAGTGAGGTCGACGACGAACGCCGCGATGCTCTGGGGCGACCCGTCCTTGTCGCGCACCAGCGTCGCGAACAGCCGCGCCGGCACCCGGATCCCGTCGGGACGCTGGTAGACACGCTCGTACTCCAGCATGCCGCTGGCATCTTCCTCGAGAAGCTCACGGGCCCGACTTGCCGGTCCGTCCCGGTGCGTGAGGGTGTCGACGTGCACCCCGATCAGTTCCTCCGCAGAGCTGCCGAGAAGCCTGCTCATCGCGGCGTTCACCATGACGAGACGCAGGTCGAGACCGGTGATCGCCTGAGGTAGGTGGGACTGCTCGAAACGAGCCTGGAAGTGCAGGTCTGCGTCCAACCCGGCCTGGGGCCCACACATGTCGTTCCCTCTCTGTGGGTAGGCCCCGCTGACCCTCGACGGGTCCCGTGGCTCTGCGTCCCCGGCTCGCGACGGGTCTGCCGTTGCCGTACATGTGTGTCGTGGGGATCGAGCCGGAGGCCGTGACGCGGCTACGCGCCGGGTCACGGGCCGGTCGAGGTTGTCCTGCCATCTCTGGCGGGGCCCTCGCCCCTGCCTTCTCGGCAGGCTGTCCGCCCCGTGTCGGACCACCACGCGTCAGGGAGGGCGCGGTGGTCCGAGCAGAAACGTCCCGAGCTCATCGAACCAGCGACCGGGTGGGCGGGGCTAGCCGTCCTGCGCGCCGGACGGTCCGCATCGCGCGCGGGTCCTCCCACCGGCTCGGGGGCTCATTCGCGTCGCAGGGTCTCCGACGGAGACTCGCCGAACACGAGCCGGTAGGCAGCGGCAAAGCGTCCCAGGTGGGACACGCCCAGTCCGGAGGCCACCCTCGCGACCGTCGTCTGGGCAGAGGAGGCCTCGCGCAGCAGGTCGCGGGCCCGGCGCAGCCGGACCTGTTGCAGGTACTTCATGGGTGGCAGGCCGAGGTCCCGCGCGAACCCCTCCTGAAGAGACCGCACGCTGACATGCACGCGGACTGCGAGCGACGACGTCGACCAGGCTTCCTCAGGCTGCTCCTCCAACAGCTGTCGTGCCCGCGCCACCGGTCCCGACGAAGGGCGCCACGTTCCCCGGTCCAGAGCCTCGCTGTAGTTGTGCGGTTGTCCGAGAAGGAGCCCGTCGACCACCAGCCTCTCCAGCTGCCTGGCCACGCGCCTCTGAGAGGCCAGCCCCGGCCCCTCCGTGAGCTCGGTCCGCACCACCTCCAGCGAGGCACGCCACCCGCGTGCCGTGGGAGTGGACAGGTCCATCTCGCTCTCGAACACCAACGGCTTCGAGACGGAGCGGCCGAGGAGCTGCTCGAGCTCCTCCACGACCGTCTGCGCGGGAATCTTCAGGCACAGCTGCAGGCTGTCCGCGCCCCACACGATGTCGGCTGGATACCCGGGCATGAAGACGGTGGCCCGGCCAGGGACTGCGGAGGTCTCGGCACCCCTGCCCATGCGGCTCACCACCCCACCTCGAACAGGCAGGTTGACGTGGTAGTCGGTCGCCTCGGCCGTGAGCAGCCGCGTCTGGGTGCCGAAGGAGACGAGACCGACCGTGGCCGAGTCGAGCCGCAGCGCGTCCAGACGGAGCGCGAGCGGCCCGGTGCCCAGGGGGTCGACGCAGCTGGGGAGGTACGCGTCCGCGATCATGGCCTCGGCCTCGTGCGGGTCTCTCGTCCGCACAGCACCTGCTCGACCGTCCCGCCCCTGCTTGGTCATCTGAACCTCTCAGTGAGCGCTCGACGGTACCAGCAGGCGAAGCCGCAGGGTCAGTCTCACGACCGCGAGGTCTCCACAGGGAGAGTCAGCCGAGGAACATGAGGTAGGCGCCGACCAGGGCCGGGATCCAACCGCTGAGGAGCCACCAGCTGAAGATCGACTTGCGGTGGATCACCAGGCCGCCGGCGATCGCGACCACGCCGAACAGGCCGCCGATGACCAGCAGCCCGATCTGGGAGCTCGGACGGTCGTTGACGAAGAAGGCGGCCACGACGAAGCCGGCGGCGAGGTGCAGGATGGTCGTGGTCACGAGGATGGACATGACCCACTGCTGCACGTGGGTCAGGCTCATGTCACGGCGACCTCCGGTCGACCGGGGATGGTTCGGGTCCATCAGGTGCTTGGCCACGCGCGGCGGGGGCTGGGTGCGTTGCGGGTCGGATGCTGTCATCTGCACGGGTCCTCCTGGAGGCGCTTCACTTCTCCGCCACATCATTGGTGTACCAATGATTAGTGTAGCAATCGTTGGTAGGCTAAGCACTATGACGCAGACGACACCGGCGGCGCCGGACCTCGAGGACCCGCTGGCCCTGGAGCAGCAGGTGTGCTTCGCGTTGTCGGTGGCGGCGCGCAACGTGGTCGCGGTCTACCGGCCACTGCTCGAACCGATGGGGCTCACCCACCCCCAGTACCTGGTGATGCTTGCGCTGTGGCAGCACGAACCGGTCTCCGTGCGCGAGCTCAGCCGACTCCTGCTGCTCGACCCCGGCACCATGTCACCGCTGCT
It encodes:
- a CDS encoding putative bifunctional diguanylate cyclase/phosphodiesterase — its product is MVINLRDVTSRVESDRALQESQERYRVIVETAQEGIWLVNPQGRTVYVNQKMADIVGHPIEELYARGVLDLLDVEDATSLSRRLLARRTAGAEEYELHLRHPDGTSRCLQVHGSPLWDSDGEFVGSLGMVSDITEMKRVERALRRQALYDNLTRLPNRTLLQDRLEQAKERHTRGVTDSVVVVFLDVDQFKLVNDSVGHAAGDQLLCQLAGRLRAASLPGETVARFGGDEFVVLAEGLTAAQAHALASRMLAVLDDPFDIEGRPVHVSASVGIASSAVCRPEELLQAADAAMYVAKRRGDGGTQMFDGSLAAEARTRFDLNVELRSALSEEQLELWYQPIVEIATGRLLGMEALARWNHPVRGFVSPDLFVSIAEQGGFVRSLDRWVLRRATADLSDLRAGGHVRPDVYVSVNVSALHLTGGDLWTAVSEAAWLAGLPPSCLGLEVTETAVMADPESASAVLRRLADDGFGVALDDFGTGYSSLAYLRRLPVSRVKIDRSFVVDAAEGELDRTICASVVTLCHDLGIQAIAEGVETQAQHDMLLELGCPSGQGYLWGRPMNKEALLTWLARGA
- a CDS encoding AraC family transcriptional regulator — its product is MIADAYLPSCVDPLGTGPLALRLDALRLDSATVGLVSFGTQTRLLTAEATDYHVNLPVRGGVVSRMGRGAETSAVPGRATVFMPGYPADIVWGADSLQLCLKIPAQTVVEELEQLLGRSVSKPLVFESEMDLSTPTARGWRASLEVVRTELTEGPGLASQRRVARQLERLVVDGLLLGQPHNYSEALDRGTWRPSSGPVARARQLLEEQPEEAWSTSSLAVRVHVSVRSLQEGFARDLGLPPMKYLQQVRLRRARDLLREASSAQTTVARVASGLGVSHLGRFAAAYRLVFGESPSETLRRE